The window GGTTTAATTTGGTTAACGATCGCGTACATAAAAAAGATTGATTCGATTTACTAAAGTTAAATCGAATTTTACAATCCTAACCAAAACCGCCATCTCGTGGTTATGAACAAGGCTGGGCCCAAACAGCTTAGAAATGGGCCTACATCCATTCTAGATGATAAATAACtttcatcaaaaatataaaagtttattaaagtaaaataaataaaaaatttgatttatcTGTTGTCTTCGTCTTTGCTTGTGCGTTTGCCACCACAACGTTGTCTCCTCTTTTTCTTCTAATGGCTTCCAGTCCAGACAAGAATCTGTCTCCTTCAGGTATACAATCTGATCTTCGATGTTTCATTTCTTCAATCTCGAATTAAATCTTCTCTTTTAAGATTTGGTGATGTTATTAGATTTTATTACTCTGTAGATGAGAAAACCGGTTCGACCGAGAGTCCTAAACCGGAATCAGCAGCCTCTGGGAGTTCACCTTCATCAGCTAACAACCCTCCTGCCCTCAATTTCAATGCTTTTGATTTCTCTAACATGGCTGGTATCCTCAACGTACGTGTCCTTTGCCTCTCGTAGTGAAGTTGAAATGTTCAAGAAATTGCTAGGCCCTAAACCGGTTTTGAACGCCTATTTGCCGGCTAGGCCCTTAACCGGGTTTTTAGAACACTGGTTTTATCTTTCTTTGGAGCTTTACTAGTGATTGGGTTTTGTTTCAGGATCCAAGCATTAGAGAATTGGCTGAGCAGATTGCTAAAGATCCCGCCTTTAACCAATTAGCTGAGCAGCTTCAGAGATCTATTCCAGACGCAGCTCAAGGAGGAGCAGGAGGAGGCTTCCCTAACATTGATCCGCAACAGTATGTTAGCACGATGCAGCAGGTTATGCATAACCCTGAGTTTCAGACTATGGCTGAGCGTCTTGGTAAAGCCTTAGTTCAGGTAAGTTAATCTTATGTTTTTGATTCAGTTTCTGGTAGGGGTTGAATGAAtgaatgttttgttttgtggCTGTAGGATCCACAAATGTCTCCGTTTTTGGAAGCGTTCTCGAACCCTGAAACGGCAGAGCATTTTACTGAGCGTATGGCGAGGATGAAGGAGGATCCGGAGTTGAAACCTATACTTGATGAGATTGATGCTGGTGGTCCTTCTGCTATGATGAAGTTAGTTTGATACATtactatcttttttttaatgcttTTGTAGCGGTTGTAAAGCTTGTTTCTGGCTATGGTTGTTTTTGCTTAGGTgggaagaatttttttttttttatcttgaatTAGGTACTGGAATGATAAAGATGTGTTGAAGAAGCTTGGTGAAGCAATGGGTATGCCTGTTGCTGGCTTGCCTGGCCAGACTGCTTCAGCTGAACCTGAGGTAGCAGCGGAAGAaggtgaggaagaagaagaagaagaagagtctaTTGTTCATCAAACTGCCAGTCTTGGTGATGTTGAGGTTAGGCTGCTTCCTACTTTCTTAAACGTTCATATGCTTAACCATTTGGCTATTATCTCACTCTATAcccattaaaaatttattttattggatTGATATGTGTAGGGTTTGAAAAATGCTTTGGAATCTGGTGGTaacaaagatgaagaagattctGAAGGGAGGACAGCATTGCATTTTGCTTGTGGATACGGCGAGGTATGCAATTCtctatgtcaatttaatattcgGGTTTAGTTGGTTCTCTTTTAAAGTTAAGTATCATCATTCACTTGATAGAGAAGTAACCTTACTAACGAGTTTTTATTGACACAATTACTTGAAGCATGATTAAAGATTCAATGAGATAAGAATTAGTGATAACTTATATGCTTATCATTTGTGTGTAACTAAGGATTGATCCCTTTTCCACTCTGCAGTTGAAATGTGCTCAAGTTCTTATCGACGCTGGGGCAAGTGTAAACGCTGTTGACAAAAACAAGAACACACCGCTTCATTACGCTGCTGGTTACGGGAGAAAAGAGTGTGTTAGCCTTCTCCTAGAGAACGGCGCTGCAGTGTAAGTCTTACAACACAAACCACTCCATTAAACACTTCTTGACGACTTTAATCATTTATACAACTCTCTCTATGTGTGCGTGGTCGCAGGACTCTACAAAACCAAGACGAGAAGACACCCATTGATGTGGCCAAGCTCAACAACCAAGCCGAGGTGGTGAAGCTGCTCGAGAAGGACGCTTTCCTTTGAGCTTATGGTTAAAAGCAAGCTCTAAAAATCATGTTGTCTTGTGTTGTGTGTGAACCAATTCACAGACTTTTGTATACTTGTTTTCCTGATTCAATcgtgttttattttaattattactctcttgattaattattttttttgttcaaaaaaaatattttaattatttatttttacttaaataaGACCAATGACTTGTCAGGCCTTGAAACGTATTGGTTCCCAATGAATTGTCTGAATCGTTCGCGGCTACTCATCAAGTCCTTGATAAGCAGACCACCGTCTCTCGCCTCCGCCTTTTCTTCCTCCGCCGTTATGAACGGACTCgaaacacacaacacaaaccTCTGCATCGTCGGAAGCGGCCCCGCCGCACACACCGCCGCTATCTACGCCGCCAGAGCCGAGCTTAACCCTCTCCTCTTCGAAGGATGGATGGCCAACGACATCGCTCCGGGAGGCCAGCTAACAACCACCACCGACGTCGAGAACTTCCCCGGATTCCCGGACGGCATCCTCGGCGCCGACCTAACTGACAACTTCCGCCGCCAGTCGGAGCGGTTCGGCGCCAAAATCTTCACCGAGACGGTGACCAAAGTCGACTTCTCATCCAAGCCGTTCAAGCTCTTCACCGACTCCAGAGCAGTCATCGCCGACGCCGTGATCCTCGCCACCGGAGCCGTCGCGAAACGCCTCACCTTCCCCGGCTCCGGCGAGGGCACCGGAGGCTTCTGGAACCGCGGGATCTCGGCGTGCGCGGTCTGCGACGGAGCGGCGCCGATATTCCGCGGCAAGCCTCTGGCGGTGATCGGCGGCGGCGACTCGGCGATGGAGGAGGCGAGTTTTTTGACCAAGTATGGTTCCAAAGTGAGTATTATACATAGGAGAGATGCGTTCAGAGCGTCTAAGATTATGCAGCAGAGAGTTTTTGCGAATCCGAAGATCGATGTGGTGTGGAACTCGACGGTTGTGGAGGCTTATGGGGACGGCGAGAGAGGAGGCGTGCTTGGAGGGTTGAAGGTGAAGAATGTGGTTACTGGTGACGTGGAGGATTTGAGAGTTAGTGGGTTGTTTTTCGCTATTGGTCATGAGCCTGCTACGAGGTTTTTGGGTGGTGCGGTTGAGTTGGATTCGGATGGGTATGTGGTGACTAAGGCTGGGACTACGGAGACTAGCGTTGCTGGAGTTTTTGCGGCGGGGGATGTTCAGGATAAGAAGTATAGGCAGGCGGTTACAGCTGCAGGAACTGGTTAGTTCTCTCTACTTTTCCTTTTAGCTTTGTATATATTGAAATGTTGGAACTTGGAATAGTGTTACTTTTGTTAAGTACTTGATCAACTTGAATCTGTGTGTAATGTCTTTTTTCTGATAGATTTTATTAGAAAGAGAGTACCTTTCTTGTCTGTTTCCAACAAGTTTGTGTTTTTGAATTCTGGTTATTTCTAGACAATGAAATTCAGTTAACAATTGATGCAAGATAAGGTTTTGTGTTGGTTCAAGTCTTGGGTGAGTGTGTTGTGCTACATTGCTTAGTAGTTAGTGGAGATATCTTTAATTGTTCCATTCTCACTCTGTTTAGCTTTGTCTATAAAGCTTTAATAACTGATGCAAGCCAaggttttgttttttcaatgttactCTTGTGTTGTTACATTGCTTAGTAGAGACGGTTGGTTGTTGTTGAAACAAGTCTTATTAGAGATCTTTCAGTTATTTTAACAATGTTCAAATCTCACTTTGTTCGGCTCTGTTCAACTTGTTTGTTTTTGTGTATTAGGATGCATGGCAGCGTTGGATGCGGAGCACTACTTACAGGAGATTGGATCGCAGCAAGGTAAGAGCGATTGAAGAAATGCTCAAATAAGGCTTTGGTCATAGAGAGCCAACTGTTGATCTCTGATTGATCATTTTAGCATCAGTTTAGGGACTttgatttgtttatttattaatactGCAGTTGGAGTTGAGTACGGATGTTGTTCAAAGCTGTAGCTCTAATGTTAAACTAGCTACGAGCCTACCACAAAAAAGTCCATTAGATTGGATTCTCAGATTATGCATGTCAATTCATAATACCCACTGAACGTGATCTATCCCAAACTAGTTACTAAtacaaattataatataaatggtGTGTCGTAAAATAATACAGAAAGTGTGTTTCTAAAAATCTGCAAGAGAAATAGCCAATTAAGATACGTACAGAGCTTGTGGAAGCTTTTGAAATCAAATGGTCACAGATTTTCAGAGGAGGAGATGCTTTGAAACTGCTATGTGATGCCAGAGAGATAGAGATGACGGTGGGAAGGTGGGATTTGAACAAATGACGTCGTTCTCTAAATGTAGAGCGATGTGAGCGAATTCCAAAGTAGACTCGCCCACATGCAGTCATAGGAAATGTTCAAATTTTTATACAGTGACACGAAAGCAAcgataaagtaaaaaaaagttaaaatgtaGATTTTGGTCGAACTTATATAGAGTCGAAAACTAATAGAATGCTATGTTAATTGAAAAAGTTTGAATCAAAACTCTACTTTCTATCGAcaaaaatatagagttttgattCAACTTTTTCAATTAACGTAGCTTTCTATTCAAAAGTTTAAGTTTTCGATTTGTAGACTCTATTGTGTCGGCCgctcatattttgttttaatatgatAACTACTACATTGTTTAGATAAATCCTAATAGTGTTGAGATAATGATGTAAGTCCGTATTGGATTAGGACGTTCTCGGTTGTATATATACAGGCTATTGGCCATACTCAAATAACACACAGAAACTATTACAAACTattatatggtatcagagcataaGATTCTTTGACCTAACTTTTCTTGCTTGACGAACCGTGTTTTAAACATGGCTGAAACTACTTCTACTTTTGATGTAATCTCCGTATTGGATTAGGACGTTCTCGGTTGTATATATACATGCTATTGGTCATACTCAATAACACACAGAAACTATTACAAACTATTATATGTTTGactttatgaatatattttacttGTTCTATAGAGTCTACAAATAAAATTCAACGATTAACTTCTGAAGCAGAATTCAAGTA of the Brassica rapa cultivar Chiifu-401-42 chromosome A03, CAAS_Brap_v3.01, whole genome shotgun sequence genome contains:
- the LOC103862406 gene encoding ankyrin repeat domain-containing protein 2A, with product MASSPDKNLSPSDEKTGSTESPKPESAASGSSPSSANNPPALNFNAFDFSNMAGILNDPSIRELAEQIAKDPAFNQLAEQLQRSIPDAAQGGAGGGFPNIDPQQYVSTMQQVMHNPEFQTMAERLGKALVQDPQMSPFLEAFSNPETAEHFTERMARMKEDPELKPILDEIDAGGPSAMMKYWNDKDVLKKLGEAMGMPVAGLPGQTASAEPEVAAEEGEEEEEEEESIVHQTASLGDVEGLKNALESGGNKDEEDSEGRTALHFACGYGELKCAQVLIDAGASVNAVDKNKNTPLHYAAGYGRKECVSLLLENGAAVTLQNQDEKTPIDVAKLNNQAEVVKLLEKDAFL
- the LOC103862407 gene encoding thioredoxin reductase 1, mitochondrial → MNCLNRSRLLIKSLISRPPSLASAFSSSAVMNGLETHNTNLCIVGSGPAAHTAAIYAARAELNPLLFEGWMANDIAPGGQLTTTTDVENFPGFPDGILGADLTDNFRRQSERFGAKIFTETVTKVDFSSKPFKLFTDSRAVIADAVILATGAVAKRLTFPGSGEGTGGFWNRGISACAVCDGAAPIFRGKPLAVIGGGDSAMEEASFLTKYGSKVSIIHRRDAFRASKIMQQRVFANPKIDVVWNSTVVEAYGDGERGGVLGGLKVKNVVTGDVEDLRVSGLFFAIGHEPATRFLGGAVELDSDGYVVTKAGTTETSVAGVFAAGDVQDKKYRQAVTAAGTGCMAALDAEHYLQEIGSQQGKSD